The following are encoded together in the Nitrospirota bacterium genome:
- a CDS encoding transketolase encodes MAPVTPTRDSGALAEQARKVRIEILKMLTASGSGHTGGSLSSADIVTALYFYKLRHRPLEPDWPGRDRFILSKGHAAPVLYTALALSGYFDTGLLKDLRKIGCPLQGHPSSKLLKGVEVSTGSLGQGLSIANGIALGLRLDNSPARVYCLLGDGETQEGQVWEAAMTAGHYMLDNLCAIVDLNELQIDGKCEDVMKVEPVAGKWRAFNWHVFEIDGHNMSQIIDTLDEAEHIKGKPSVILARTVKGKGVSFFEGKAEYHGVTPTAEELEKALKELSSNGK; translated from the coding sequence ATGGCACCCGTAACACCCACCCGTGACAGCGGCGCGCTCGCCGAGCAGGCGCGCAAGGTACGAATCGAAATCCTGAAGATGCTCACCGCATCGGGGTCGGGACATACCGGCGGCTCCCTCTCGTCCGCTGATATCGTCACCGCTCTCTATTTCTATAAGCTCCGGCACCGTCCCCTCGAACCGGATTGGCCCGGGCGGGACCGTTTCATTCTCTCCAAAGGCCACGCAGCGCCGGTGCTCTATACGGCGTTGGCGTTATCGGGATATTTCGATACCGGCCTGCTCAAGGACCTCAGGAAGATCGGCTGTCCGCTCCAGGGCCACCCGTCATCAAAGCTTCTGAAGGGTGTCGAGGTGTCCACCGGCTCCCTCGGCCAGGGCCTCTCGATCGCCAACGGCATCGCTCTCGGGCTGCGGCTCGATAATAGTCCTGCCCGGGTCTACTGCCTGCTGGGTGACGGCGAGACGCAGGAGGGCCAGGTCTGGGAAGCGGCGATGACGGCCGGCCATTACATGCTCGACAATCTCTGCGCCATCGTCGATCTGAACGAGCTCCAGATCGACGGCAAGTGCGAGGATGTAATGAAAGTGGAGCCCGTGGCAGGGAAGTGGAGGGCCTTCAATTGGCATGTGTTCGAGATAGACGGCCACAATATGAGCCAGATCATCGATACCCTCGATGAAGCCGAACATATCAAGGGCAAACCCTCGGTGATCCTCGCGAGGACCGTCAAGGGGAAGGGTGTCTCCTTCTTCGAGGGCAAGGCGGAGTACCACGGGGTGACGCCGACTGCGGAAGAGCTCGAAAAAGCGCTAAAGGAGTTGAGCAGCAATGGGAAGTA